The proteins below are encoded in one region of Juglans microcarpa x Juglans regia isolate MS1-56 chromosome 4D, Jm3101_v1.0, whole genome shotgun sequence:
- the LOC121259599 gene encoding LOW QUALITY PROTEIN: probable protein disulfide-isomerase A6 (The sequence of the model RefSeq protein was modified relative to this genomic sequence to represent the inferred CDS: inserted 1 base in 1 codon), whose product MVFIVAWLQGLQFAPRVTAYHSRGSLSHGCDKPTELELYIHIFSPSSHHELFPFSSRILSSRTSFAFLALALIFFASSLFAYGVVVLNDDNFDNKVGQDRGALVQFYAPWCGHCKKLAPEYEKLGTSFKKEKSVLIGKVDCDAHKNICSKYRVSGYPTIQWFPKQSLEPKRYEGSRTAEALADFVNIEGGTVVKITATRSIVVVLTALSFDEIVLDVTKDVLVLFYAPGCGHCKALALIYDKLAKAFKLEEDVVIANLDAEKYKSLAEKYDVSGYSTLKFFPKSNKTGESYDGGRDLDGFIDFINEKSGTYRDGEGKLTSKAGLVATLDKLVKEFLSAGSEEKKAIFAEIEEEVGKLKGSATRYGIIYLKAAKNFLEKGSEYIKNEIQQLERMLEKVDCDAHKDLCSKYGVSGYPTIQWFPKGSLEPKKYEGARTVEALAEFVNREEGTNMKIAASPSNVVELTPDNFNEIVLDETKXVLVEVYAPWCGYCKALAQTYEKVATAFKLEKDVVIANLDADKYKDLAQKYDVSGYPTLKFFPKNSKAGEDYNGSRDLNDLVNFSSEKCGTSCDGKGQLTSKAGIVASLNILVKEFLGAGSEEKKAAFAQIEEEVSQLKGSTTRYGKIYLKAAKNSMDKGTDYAKNEVQRLECMLEQSISPAKADEFTLKKNILSTFA is encoded by the exons ATGGTCTTCATAGTGGCATGGCTGCAAGGTCTGCAATTTGCACCCCGTGTCACCGCTTACCACAGCCGAGGCAGCCTGAGTCACGGCTGCGACAAACCGACAGAATTGGAGCTATATATACACATCTTTTCGCCTTCCTCTCATCATGAACTGTTTCCGTTTTCGTCGAGAATTTTGAGCTCAAGGACTTCGTTTGCTTTTCTGGCCCTGGCTTTGATATTCTTTGCCTCATCGCTTTTCGCTTACGGTGTCGTCGTGCTCAACGACGACAATTTCGACAACAAGGTCGGACAAGATCGCGGCGCTCTCGTCCAGTTCTACGCTCCCTG GTGTGGGCACTGTAAAAAGCTTGCTCCTGAGTATGAGAAGCTTGGCACAagtttcaagaaagaaaaatctgtTTTGATTGGGAAG GTGGACTGTGATGCACACAAGAACATATGCTCTAAATATAGGGTTTCTGGGTACCCCACGATTCAGTGGTTTCCTAAACAGTCCCTAGAACCCAAGAG GTATGAAGGTTCTCGTACTGCAGAAGCCCTTGCCGATTTTGTGAACATCGAAGGAG GGACTGTCGTGAAGATCACTGCAACCCGATCCATTGTAGTGGTACTAACGGCACTCAGTTTTGACGAGATTGTTCTTGATGTAACTAAAGATGTTCTGGTTCTGTTCTATGCACCCGG GTGTGGACATTGCAAAGCCCTTGCTCTT ATATATGACAAGCTTGCAAAAGCATTTAAATTGGAGGAAGATGTGGTAATTGCTAATCTTGATGCTGAGAAGTACAAGAGTTTGGCTGAAAA GTATGATGTCAGTGGATATTCCACACTGAAGTTTTTCCCAAAGAGCAACAAAACTGGTGAATCTTATGACGGTGGCCGAGATTTAGATGGCTTCATAGATTTCATTAATGAGAAAAGTGGCACTTATCGTGATGGGGAAGGAAAACTTACATCCAAA GCTGGTCTAGTTGCCACTTTGGACAAGCTGGTGAAGGAGTTTTTGAGTGCTGGAAGTGAAGAGAAAAAGGCCATATTTGCCgagatagaagaagaagttgggaAGCTCAAGGGTTCAGCCACCAG ATATGGAATTATTTACTTGAAAGCTGCCAAGAACTTTTTGGAGAAAGGTTCGGAGTATATCAAGAATGAAATACAGCAGCTTGAGCGCATGCTTGAGAAG GTGGACTGCGATGCACACAAGGACCTATGCTCTAAATATGGGGTTTCTGGATACCCCACAATTCAGTGGTTTCCTAAAGGGTCCTTAGAACCCAAGAA GTATGAAGGTGCTCGTACTGTGGAAGCCCTTGCTGAGTTCGTGAACAGGGAAGAAG GGACCAATATGAAGATAGCCGCAAGCCCGTCCAACGTAGTGGAACTAACTCCAGACAATTTTAATGAGATTGTCCTAGATGAAACTA GAGTTCTGGTTGAGGTCTATGCACCctg GTGTGGCTATTGCAAAGCTCTTGCTCAG ACATACGAAAAGGTTGCCACAGCATTTAAATTGGAGAAAGATGTAGTAATTGCTAACCTTGATGCGGACAAGTACAAGGATTTGGCTCAAAA GTATGATGTCAGTGGATATCCCACGTTGAAGTTTTTCCCAAAGAACAGCAAAGCTGGTGAAGATTATAATGGTAGCCGAGATTTGAATGACTTAGTAAATTTCTCTAGTGAGAAGTGTGGCACAAGTTGTGATGGCAAAGGGCAACTTACATCCAAA GCTGGTATAGTTGCAAGTTTGAACATCCTAGTTAAGGAGTTTTTGGGTGCTGGAAGTGAAGAGAAGAAGGCAGCATTTGCCCAGATAGAAGAAGAAGTCAGTCAGCTTAAGGGCTCAACAACCAG ATATGGGAAGATTTACTTGAAAGCTGCCAAGAACTCTATGGACAAAGGTACCGATTATGCTAAGAATGAAGTTCAGCGCCTTGAATGCATGCTTGA GCAGTCTATCAGCCCAGCGAAGGCAGATGAGTTCACTCTCAAGAAGAATATTTTATCTACCTTTGCTTGA